In Chaetodon trifascialis isolate fChaTrf1 chromosome 8, fChaTrf1.hap1, whole genome shotgun sequence, the DNA window aaggtgtgtgttaTTTGTCATTAATGAATTATACTAAACATTATACTCTCCTGTTGGGTTGTTTAATCTATAATCAGCAGTATAGAGCCAAAATCTGGGCCATGTATGTTATGTATGCAGCCTCAATGAGCCCCCTTCACGTTTTAACgcctgtacaaaaaaaaaacctgaatcAGCTAGTAAACACATGCATCTGTAGTGGTTATTATGGTAATCAGTAATGAAGCATTTATTAAGAAAGTCTGCATAATCTGAAATCTCATCATATTTCAGACCTCTTTTCTCCAATTACTGTAATTACTATATAAAGCTTTAACATTCTTTCTGTGATGGATTTGTAGGTCTTCATTATATCCTGGGCATAAGACAAAGGAGGAAAGTCATCTTATTTTGGCTCTACACTTACAAATGACCATTAAAGTGCTAGATTTCATAATAAAAGAAAGCAGGCGTCACTgaaatcatgttttattcacagAATTGGAGCAAATTAGTGTCCAAGAAAGAGCAAGCACAGTCTGTTACAACACAGTTGTGCATAATATAACTTTAGAGAGTTACCACTCTCAAACTAATTGACTGGTCTTCACATAGGGAGGAAATAATATTAAATAGCAACTCAGAAAACGTTATTAACCAtttctgatgctgctgcagctttgttttttcataagAAATGTTTGTAAACACAGTAGCAAAATTGATTAATATGTAGATGTAGAAACTCTAATATTGTTTGGAAAGTTGTAAAGGTCTGTCAAACTATTTATGTGACCCAATACTACTCCTAGAACTAGTTTACTTTGAAAAGGCCTTCAATTTCAGGCCTTCTGAGAGCCTTACCTATGTACTTATGTACTATGTAGTTAGTTCCACTATCCCCCTCACAACAACACCTATATATAtaacaaatcatcacattttcgCATGATTATATATTTTGTATGAAATATATTAGTCTGTAAAATAACATCTAACTGTAACTGTGAAATAACTCGGAGCAAAAAGAAGAATATTCAGTTCTGAAATGTAGtagagtaaaagtacaaagtaaCATAAAATGCAAGTTTTCAAGTAGAGTATAAGTACAAGAAACACTTGAGTGAATGTACTCACTTCCCATCACTACAATCGTTATTGTGTCCAGTAGGTGGCAGCATCGCTACGTGCCTCATCTTTGCGCATGACGTGTGACGTAAAACCGGAAGAAGGAAGCCTGAAATTATTGTGGGCGGTCTATCATCTCGCCAAATACAGTCTGAGCTAAATACTGAATGcataacagaaacaaacagttgATCTACTTTTACACTGTAAGTTAAgcatattgtttgttttgttgtatcGTAAGGTTTTAACTTCACTGTTATCGCATTTAAGTCTTTAGCTTGCTGGGTgtcttgctagctagctaactgcaATAAACTGTCCTGTTGTGTTTTGACAGAGCATTGCCAGTGATTCTGCATCCGTCGACAAATAGTCTTGTCTGCGGGAAAATGTCTCGCAGGGAAGGATCTTCGGCCTTTGCTGTAGCCGCAGTAGCGACCTTGTTACTGTTGGATGTTATTGGCTTTGCACAGGCGAAGGTGagacctgcagctcctcacctgATACCATTACTTTCAGGAAGTCTCGGTTGTGACATTCACACTCTGGTTGGTTATATGTTTCTATACCCCCTTGTAGTAGAGGTAATGTTATTTTACTTCAGTCACTGTACCGGGGGTGGTGTGTCGAAAAGTGATCGTCAGCCAAAACTGATCGTATCGCCATTTTATACGcctgcagctgctttcatctGGATCGAACAGTCCGACGTGCAAATAAACATAACTTTATGTCCGTGGTAATAGCAAACGTATGTATTTGTGAaactttaattttaatttaactTAATATAAAGATATTTGATCAAAGTAAGGTCAAACAGACCTTTATCTTTAGCAGAAATTCCCAGTGTGGCCAAACCAAAGTAATGTAAATGTAGGGTCAGTATTATCAGCAGTATATTGTCGCAGTGTTTGTCGGGAAGATCAGAACAAGTGCACCAGCATTTCTCTGATTTCCCTGTTGAAAGTAAACTGTACATTAAAGTCTCTGCATTTCTGTAAATAATGTTTGGTAGGATCTGAAATGATATTTGTTGGACTTTATTAGGTGTTTCTCTTATCTAATGTCTCTATTGTAAAACAGTCAATTCAGACTTTTTATGCTTTCCAGGCTGAAAGAACTGGAACACGTGAACTTGTTCACATCCcattttttcctgtgtgtttttttattcaacTCTGTTTTGTTAATACAGGAAAGAAAGGGCTGGTGCTCTGGAGGAAATAAACAGCTAAGCTGTAACATGAAGTAAGCAGCTGAATAAGTTTTGACCACCTTTGATGTAATTTTCTTGACAATTACAGAACTTCGAGGACGTTCGTTGCAAGTGCATCTGCCCACCGTACAGAAACATCACTGGACACATATATAACAGAAATGTCTCCCAGAAGGACTGGTAAGAGAAAGCCGTTGTTTAGACTGTCAGTCGTGTCACACTCATCACGCAAAGTAACATAAGTAATAAATGCCCGCCCATTAGCTGTATCATGCCATTCCTGTGTCATTGAGGGTCCTAGCTCACATTGGGCGAGTGACAGACAACCATtgacactcacattcacaccttcaGGCAATTTACGGTCTTTAACCTAACCTGCACTTCTTGAGACAGTTGGGAGGAATCACACACAGGGGAAAGAGCATGCAAACTTTACACGGAAAAGCCCCAGCTGGCCGCCAGGTTTGAATCCAGAAACTTCTTGCTGGGACTGTGTAGAAAAAACCCTTGTTTGTTTGAGGAATGTCTAAGACGTGGAcgctttaatgtgttttccagTAACTGCCTCCATGTAGTGGAGCCCATGCCGGTGCCCGGCCATGATGTGGAGGCTTACTGTCTGTTGTGTGAGTGCAAGTACGAGGAGCGAAGTAGCAACACTATCAAGGTACCGCCGGCTTTCTTTAAGGTTTAGTCTGACTTTTGGCAACACACCTCATTCAGTCTTTCATCTTGAAGCACACTAACCGAGATTTAGGGTGTTGATGTGATTGTATGCCGCACAACATGagttatttaaaacattatgAAGGCTTTTTAGTTTGTCTTCTTACTCAAAATGAATTGCAAGATGTATGCAGTGGTGTCAGTGTTTCCAGAGACTGGCTTAAGATCTGTCTGCTGACTCACACCTCTTATGATGAAGTGGGAAAGTTGACTTTCAACATTGACGATCAaccatttttaaaatacttttagatctaaaactgaaatatttacacCCAGTTATGTGagcttttcaaaatgtttccttGTCTGTCTCAGGTGACCATCATCATTTACCTGTCTGTTGTTGGTGCACTGCTGCTCTACatgctgttcctgctgctggtcGATCCTCTGATTCGGAAACATGACCCATACACCCAGCCGCTGCACAATGAGGAGGACTCTGAGGTAACCATTCAAGCTAATGCATTTCCTTTCTTATCACTTATCACTTGAATGTGAAGTTCTTCATTCtattcttgtttttgtgtgtgtgtgcaggagatgCGTCCACAGACGGACAACGCCCAGGCCAGAGGAAACACGGTGCTGGAGCGCGTTGAGGGAGCACAACAGCGCTGGAAAAAGCAGGTCCAGGAACAGCGCAAGACTGTTTTTGACCGCCACAAGATGCTTAGTTAAACCCTGCAGCTGACCTCAAACCAGGTTTAGAGTAGGTAACTTGCCTGGTTTCAGCGCTATTACAGTCACCAGCTGCACTGTCTCTAACCTCTTCGTCATTGCTGTGCGCCGCACCCTCTGATTAAGTATTTCCTCACTAAGAAATAGTTACAAACTGATCTAACAAGCAGAgattttttatgtattatatgtaACATTTTAGGCTAATTTGCACTTGtgaaaaaaaactgcatgttttCGCACTCTTAACTGCTCAAAATCATCTCAGTTGTTTCAGCAATTTGCAATGCAACAGATTTCGAATGTCTTTATAATGTAAgaatctttttttgtctctttagtCAGACTGTGAATAGCTTTTAAGCGTCCTCATGATAATTTTCCCTCTTAGCTTCTTGCTTAATTGGTATAATATTAAGCAGTTTTTCTTGTACCATAATTTATGAAGTTACCTGAAGACAGGTAAACTTAAGTATGAACAGTCAATTTAGCTATTTGGATAGAAATAGTACCCTAGCTGTGCTATTGCCAAGCATTGCACATTTCCTGGCTTAGCACTgataataatttatttttaataataatttccaccttttttatttatttggccGAGTTTCCCTGAGGGCAAAGCTCTCTTCTTCAGAAACACCCtgatcacatgatcacacacacatgcacacctgaAAGCTGCCCAATTCAACCACAGTATGATCTGTGggcagctccactggagcagATGGAGTTAAAGGCCTGAACCGGTGACCTTTCAGTCAGAAGCTCTCTAACCTTCAGGCCACCACTGCCTAGCAAGCTGTGAATAGTAACTCGGGCATATTTAGTGTAATTTGCATTAACAGAGTAATTAACAGACTTTGAGCTTTGTGAAAATTTGACATAGCTACCTTTTAAAATAGCCCCAGTATGTGCCTTTTTCTATTTCTCTCCTTGTGTGGGTGAATGTGTTCCAACAAAACTTGGCTCATGTTAGCCATTCACAGCTTGTTAAACATAACAGATAGTTACAGTAAGGTCTGCCAATAAAGTTTGGCGAGTATATCTTCCAAGTAGCAGCAGTATATCAAATGAACTCTTCTTGAATTTACCAGCAGAGCCtgattcaaaaacacaaaaccgTTTGTTCCGTTCGGCACGAGGCCACGTTTGCgtcctgtttttctgcagtttgacGGAACATGCTTTCCCATtcaaagagagaagcagagaacgGGGCATTTAACAGAGCTTGAAAGCCATCCTCAGCTGAATCAAATCTCTGTCGCTGGAGAATGTCCTAAATCTGTAAAGCTGCCGGTAATGCAGTTAAGTGTGGCAGGATCAGGATGCCTCGTGTGCATCATTATGTGTCAGTGAATTCCCTCTCACATCCGGCTCTTTGAAGCTCCCTGTTGGGAATTTTCATAGGACAAAGAAAGGCACACTGAATCAC includes these proteins:
- the tmem9 gene encoding proton-transporting V-type ATPase complex assembly regulator TMEM9, which produces MSRREGSSAFAVAAVATLLLLDVIGFAQAKNFEDVRCKCICPPYRNITGHIYNRNVSQKDCNCLHVVEPMPVPGHDVEAYCLLCECKYEERSSNTIKVTIIIYLSVVGALLLYMLFLLLVDPLIRKHDPYTQPLHNEEDSEEMRPQTDNAQARGNTVLERVEGAQQRWKKQVQEQRKTVFDRHKMLS